One stretch of Streptomyces sp. A2-16 DNA includes these proteins:
- the map gene encoding type I methionyl aminopeptidase, whose amino-acid sequence MVQIKTPEQIAKMREAGLVVAAIHAATREAAVPGATTRDLDQVARKVLAEHDAKPNFLGYGGFPATICTSVNEVVVHGIPSDEVVLKDGDIISIDCGAIIDGWHGDAAYTAFVGSGHAPELIELSRVTEESMWAGIAAMKQGARLVDVSRAIETYIRRQPKPGGGRYGIIEDYGGHGIGTEMHMDPHLLNYVDRRRGKGPKLVTGFCLAIEPMVSLGTPKTEVLSDDWTVITTDGTWSSHWEHSVALTDDGPLVLTSPDGGKAKLAEHGVVAAPDPLA is encoded by the coding sequence ATGGTGCAGATCAAGACCCCCGAGCAGATCGCCAAGATGCGCGAGGCGGGGCTGGTCGTCGCCGCCATCCACGCGGCGACCCGAGAGGCCGCGGTGCCCGGGGCCACGACCAGGGATCTCGATCAGGTCGCGCGCAAGGTGCTCGCCGAGCACGACGCGAAGCCGAACTTCCTCGGGTACGGCGGCTTCCCGGCGACGATCTGCACCTCGGTGAACGAGGTCGTCGTCCACGGCATCCCGTCCGACGAGGTCGTCCTCAAGGACGGCGACATCATCTCCATCGACTGCGGCGCGATCATCGACGGCTGGCACGGGGACGCGGCCTACACGGCGTTCGTGGGCTCGGGCCACGCCCCGGAGCTCATCGAGCTCTCGCGCGTGACCGAGGAGTCCATGTGGGCCGGCATCGCGGCGATGAAGCAGGGCGCCCGGCTGGTCGATGTGTCCCGGGCCATCGAGACGTACATCCGCCGCCAGCCGAAGCCCGGCGGCGGCCGCTACGGGATCATCGAGGACTACGGCGGCCACGGCATCGGCACCGAGATGCACATGGACCCGCACCTGCTGAACTACGTCGACCGGCGCCGGGGGAAGGGGCCGAAGCTGGTCACAGGGTTCTGCCTGGCGATCGAGCCGATGGTGTCCCTGGGCACCCCGAAGACGGAGGTCCTGTCGGACGACTGGACGGTCATCACGACGGACGGGACGTGGTCCTCGCACTGGGAGCACTCGGTGGCTCTGACGGATGACGGGCCCTTGGTGCTGACGTCCCCGGACGGCGGGAAGGCGAAGCTTGCGGAGCACGGGGTCGTTGCGGCTCCGGATCCGTTGGCATAG
- the infA gene encoding translation initiation factor IF-1: MAKKQGAIEIEGTVVESLPNAMFKVELQNGHQVLAHISGKMRMHYIRILPDDRVVVELSPYDLTRGRIVYRYK, from the coding sequence GTGGCCAAGAAGCAAGGTGCCATCGAGATCGAGGGCACTGTCGTCGAGTCTCTTCCGAACGCCATGTTCAAGGTCGAGCTCCAGAACGGCCACCAGGTCCTGGCTCACATCAGCGGCAAGATGCGTATGCACTACATCCGTATCCTCCCTGACGACCGGGTCGTGGTGGAGTTGTCTCCGTACGACCTGACCCGTGGCCGGATCGTCTACCGGTACAAGTAG
- the rpmJ gene encoding 50S ribosomal protein L36, with protein sequence MKVKPSVKKICDKCRVIRRHGRVMVICENPRHKQRQG encoded by the coding sequence ATGAAGGTCAAGCCGAGCGTCAAGAAGATCTGCGACAAGTGCAGGGTGATCCGCCGTCACGGTCGGGTCATGGTCATCTGCGAGAACCCGCGCCACAAGCAGCGCCAGGGCTGA
- the rpsM gene encoding 30S ribosomal protein S13, translating to MARVSGVDIPREKRVEVALTYVFGIGRTLSQQTLAETGIDPNTRVRDLSEEQLVAIREYVDNNIKTEGDLRREIQADIRRKVEIGCYQGLRHRRGLPVRGQRTSTNARTRKGPRRAIAGKKKPGKK from the coding sequence ATGGCACGCGTTTCCGGTGTTGACATCCCGCGCGAAAAGCGCGTGGAGGTCGCCCTGACCTACGTGTTCGGTATCGGCCGCACCCTCTCCCAGCAGACGCTGGCCGAGACCGGCATCGACCCGAACACCCGCGTTCGCGACCTCTCCGAGGAGCAGCTCGTCGCGATTCGTGAGTACGTCGACAACAACATCAAGACCGAGGGTGACCTCCGTCGCGAGATCCAGGCCGACATCCGCCGCAAGGTCGAGATCGGCTGCTACCAGGGTCTGCGGCACCGCCGTGGTCTGCCCGTCCGTGGTCAGCGCACCAGCACGAACGCTCGTACCCGCAAGGGCCCGCGTCGCGCGATCGCCGGCAAGAAGAAGCCGGGCAAGAAGTAG
- the rpsK gene encoding 30S ribosomal protein S11 — MPPKGRQGAAKKVRRKEKKNVAHGHAHIKSTFNNTIVSITDPSGNVISWASAGHVGFKGSRKSTPFAAQMAAESAARRAQEHGMRKVDVFVKGPGSGRETAIRSLQATGLEVGSIQDVTPTPHNGCRPPKRRRV, encoded by the coding sequence ATGCCCCCCAAGGGTCGTCAGGGCGCTGCCAAGAAGGTGCGCCGCAAGGAAAAGAAGAACGTCGCTCACGGCCACGCGCACATCAAGAGCACGTTCAACAACACGATCGTCTCGATCACGGACCCCTCGGGCAACGTGATCTCCTGGGCCTCCGCCGGCCACGTCGGCTTCAAGGGCTCGCGCAAGTCGACCCCCTTCGCCGCGCAGATGGCCGCCGAGTCGGCCGCCCGCCGCGCGCAGGAGCACGGCATGCGCAAGGTGGACGTGTTCGTCAAGGGTCCCGGCTCCGGCCGTGAGACCGCGATCCGCTCCCTCCAGGCCACCGGCCTCGAGGTCGGCTCGATCCAGGACGTCACGCCGACCCCGCACAACGGCTGCCGTCCGCCGAAGCGCCGCCGCGTCTGA
- a CDS encoding DNA-directed RNA polymerase subunit alpha, giving the protein MLIAQRPSLTEEVVDEFRSRFVIEPLEPGFGYTLGNSLRRTLLSSIPGAAVTSIRIDGVLHEFTTVPGVKEDVTDLILNIKQLVVSSEHDEPVVMYLRKQGPGLVTAADIAPPAGVEVHNPDLVLATLNGKGKLEMELTVERGRGYVSAVQNKQVGQEIGRIPVDSIYSPVLKVTYKVEATRVEQRTDFDKLIVDVETKQAMRPRDAMASAGKTLVELFGLARELNIDAEGIDMGPSPTDAALAADLALPIEELELTVRSYNCLKREGIHSVGELVARSEADLLDIRNFGAKSIDEVKAKLAGMGLALKDSPPGFDPTAAADAFGADDDADAGFVETEQY; this is encoded by the coding sequence ATGCTGATCGCTCAGCGTCCCTCGTTGACCGAAGAGGTCGTCGACGAATTCCGCTCCCGGTTCGTGATCGAGCCGCTGGAGCCGGGCTTCGGCTACACCCTCGGCAACTCCCTCCGCCGCACCCTCCTCTCGTCGATCCCCGGCGCTGCTGTCACCAGCATCCGCATCGACGGCGTTCTGCACGAGTTCACCACCGTGCCGGGCGTCAAGGAGGACGTCACCGACCTGATCCTCAACATCAAGCAGCTGGTCGTCTCCTCGGAGCACGACGAGCCGGTCGTGATGTACCTGCGCAAGCAGGGCCCGGGTCTGGTCACCGCCGCCGACATCGCGCCCCCGGCCGGTGTCGAGGTGCACAACCCCGACCTGGTCCTCGCCACGCTCAACGGCAAGGGCAAGCTGGAGATGGAGCTCACGGTCGAGCGTGGCCGCGGTTACGTCTCCGCCGTGCAGAACAAGCAGGTGGGCCAGGAGATCGGCCGTATCCCGGTCGACTCCATCTACAGCCCGGTGCTCAAGGTCACGTACAAGGTCGAGGCGACCCGTGTCGAGCAGCGCACCGACTTCGACAAGCTGATCGTCGACGTCGAGACCAAGCAGGCGATGCGTCCCCGTGACGCCATGGCCTCCGCCGGCAAGACCCTGGTCGAGCTGTTCGGTCTCGCCCGCGAGCTGAACATCGACGCCGAGGGCATCGACATGGGCCCGTCCCCCACGGACGCCGCCCTTGCCGCCGACCTGGCGCTGCCGATCGAGGAGCTGGAGCTCACGGTCCGTTCCTACAACTGCCTCAAGCGTGAGGGCATCCACTCCGTGGGTGAGCTCGTGGCGCGCTCCGAGGCCGACCTCCTGGACATCCGCAACTTCGGTGCGAAGTCCATCGACGAGGTCAAGGCGAAGCTGGCCGGCATGGGCCTGGCCCTCAAGGACAGCCCGCCCGGATTCGACCCGACCGCCGCCGCCGACGCCTTCGGCGCCGACGACGACGCGGACGCGGGTTTCGTGGAGACCGAGCAGTACTGA
- the rplQ gene encoding 50S ribosomal protein L17: protein MPKPTKGARLGGSAAHEKLLLANLAKSLFEHGRITTTEAKARKLRPYAERLVTKAKKGDLHNRRQVLQVITDKSVVHTLFTEIGPRYENRPGGYTRITKIGNRRGDNAPMAVIELVEALTVAQQATGEAEAATKRAAKDAEAAPAAEETKVDTTKADEAEDSAAEESKDA, encoded by the coding sequence ATGCCGAAGCCCACCAAGGGTGCCCGTCTGGGCGGCAGCGCCGCGCACGAGAAGCTCCTCCTCGCGAACCTCGCGAAGAGCCTCTTCGAGCACGGCCGTATCACCACCACCGAGGCGAAGGCGCGCAAGCTGCGTCCGTACGCCGAGCGTCTGGTCACCAAGGCGAAGAAGGGCGACCTTCACAACCGCCGTCAGGTGCTCCAGGTGATCACGGACAAGAGCGTCGTCCACACGCTCTTCACCGAGATCGGCCCGCGCTACGAGAACCGTCCCGGTGGCTACACCCGCATCACCAAGATCGGTAACCGCCGTGGCGACAACGCGCCCATGGCTGTCATCGAGCTGGTCGAGGCCCTGACGGTCGCGCAGCAGGCGACGGGTGAGGCCGAGGCCGCCACCAAGCGTGCCGCCAAGGACGCCGAGGCCGCTCCGGCCGCCGAGGAGACCAAGGTCGACACGACCAAGGCCGACGAGGCCGAGGACAGCGCCGCCGAGGAGTCGAAGGACGCGTAA
- the truA gene encoding tRNA pseudouridine(38-40) synthase TruA, which yields MSDEVQPGWVRVRLDLSYDGTDFSGWAKQAGGRRTVQGEIEDALRTVTRSRDVTYELTVAGRTDAGVHARGQVAHVDLPEGLWEEHREKLLKRLAGRLPKDVRVWGLTEAAEGFNARFAALWRRYIYRVGDRPGGVDPLLRNHVLWHDWELDVAVMDAAAGSLVGEHDFAAYAKKREGASTVREIFDFGVRRTADGIVEIEVRADAFCHNQVRSMVGALLFVGDGHRGVEWPRKVLDARVRDSAVHVVRPHGLTLEEVAYPADDQLAERQLQARRVRGEVHGVSRPGPLPESARGRAPGSSSSST from the coding sequence GTGAGCGACGAAGTACAGCCCGGTTGGGTCCGTGTCCGCCTCGACCTCTCCTACGACGGAACCGACTTCTCCGGATGGGCCAAGCAGGCCGGCGGCCGGCGGACCGTGCAGGGCGAGATCGAGGATGCGCTGCGTACGGTGACGCGGTCGAGGGACGTGACGTACGAACTGACGGTCGCCGGACGCACCGATGCCGGGGTCCACGCACGCGGGCAGGTGGCCCATGTGGACCTTCCCGAGGGGCTGTGGGAGGAGCATCGCGAGAAGCTGCTGAAGCGGCTGGCGGGGCGGTTGCCGAAGGATGTGCGGGTGTGGGGGCTCACCGAGGCCGCGGAGGGGTTCAACGCGCGGTTCGCCGCACTGTGGCGGCGCTACATCTACCGGGTGGGGGACCGGCCCGGCGGTGTCGATCCGCTGCTGCGCAACCATGTGCTGTGGCACGACTGGGAGCTGGACGTCGCCGTGATGGACGCCGCCGCCGGGTCCCTCGTCGGCGAGCACGACTTCGCGGCGTACGCGAAGAAGCGTGAGGGTGCCTCGACGGTCCGGGAGATCTTCGACTTCGGGGTGCGGCGGACGGCGGACGGCATCGTCGAGATCGAGGTCCGGGCGGACGCCTTCTGCCACAACCAGGTGCGGTCCATGGTCGGGGCGCTGCTGTTCGTCGGGGACGGGCACCGGGGTGTGGAGTGGCCGCGCAAGGTCCTCGACGCGCGGGTGCGGGACAGTGCGGTGCATGTCGTACGACCGCACGGGCTGACCCTGGAAGAGGTCGCGTACCCGGCGGACGATCAGCTGGCCGAGAGGCAGCTTCAGGCCCGCCGGGTACGCGGCGAGGTGCACGGGGTCAGCCGGCCAGGGCCTCTTCCAGAGTCGGCTCGAGGAAGGGCTCCAGGGTCTTCGAGTAGCTCGACGTGA
- a CDS encoding acyltransferase family protein, translating into MTTDTRTRRRPPAAQTDRLRKYRPDIQGLRAVAIMMVVSMHCGILDIHGGVDVSFVLSGFLIGGQLLAEIDKTGKVSLTKFWARRFRRLAPAMAVTIVGTAVLAWLYASPLRFRGYVEDGLASSLSVMNWRLVETGTDYFANDGSQSPYQHFWSLGIEEQFYVIAPIALVVTAWLSRLVFRNRVLVALFLMAVIGGSFYLGYTQTSENQPLAYFSTHTRIWEITFGVLLAVGAQLLSRMNTGFAAVLSWLGLGITLVTALLISAETPLPGYAVAGPVLGAGLIIAGGCAAPRLGAERLLDNPVFNFIGSVSYGWYLWHWPLLILWPYLVSWEVTYADRFRVAVASFLVAVAMHYAVERRFRNNVKLVARPWKGILVGGTATACAAGAMVLATMVPLNLATAASGTVAVGYTDEASVEAAALRTKLSATVQGALPETAENHATRGCIDDTEVAKFTMRDFCVIGDPEGKKTIVLMGDSHAWQWNDAFHDLGKKLGARVVTMAKGGCSPQEYRIINDELHREYTECDSWRDSVFKELGDLKPDVIVVADRTRREATRAGAEATFKVLKSTGAELVYLTDTPQPGQNVPDCLATHVDDISSCNRKQYEALEYTDFRTMEREVAEKYGASIIDTVPAFCTKDVCPSVIGDQVVYFDSSHITSSYSKTLEPFLEPTLEEALAG; encoded by the coding sequence TTGACAACCGACACCCGCACCCGCCGTCGCCCACCGGCCGCGCAGACAGACCGTCTTCGCAAGTACCGGCCGGACATCCAGGGCCTGCGTGCCGTGGCCATCATGATGGTCGTCAGCATGCACTGCGGCATCCTGGACATCCACGGCGGCGTGGACGTCAGCTTCGTGCTGAGCGGCTTCCTCATCGGCGGCCAGCTCCTGGCCGAGATCGACAAGACCGGCAAGGTCTCCCTGACCAAATTCTGGGCCCGCCGCTTCCGCCGGCTGGCGCCGGCGATGGCCGTCACGATCGTCGGCACAGCGGTCCTGGCCTGGTTGTACGCGAGCCCGCTGCGATTCCGCGGGTACGTGGAGGACGGTCTCGCTTCCTCGCTCAGCGTCATGAACTGGCGCCTCGTCGAGACGGGCACCGACTACTTCGCCAACGACGGCAGCCAGTCCCCGTACCAGCACTTCTGGTCGCTGGGCATCGAGGAACAGTTCTATGTGATCGCCCCGATCGCACTCGTCGTCACGGCCTGGCTCAGCCGCCTGGTCTTCCGCAACCGTGTGCTGGTGGCGCTGTTCCTCATGGCTGTCATCGGCGGGTCGTTCTACCTGGGCTACACGCAGACCTCGGAGAACCAGCCCCTCGCCTACTTCAGCACTCACACCCGCATCTGGGAGATCACCTTCGGTGTTCTCCTCGCCGTCGGCGCACAGCTGCTCTCCCGGATGAACACCGGGTTCGCGGCGGTGCTCTCCTGGCTGGGACTCGGCATCACGCTCGTCACCGCGCTCCTCATCTCCGCCGAGACCCCGCTGCCCGGGTACGCGGTGGCCGGTCCGGTGCTGGGCGCCGGCCTGATCATCGCCGGCGGGTGCGCCGCTCCCCGTCTCGGCGCGGAACGGCTCCTGGACAACCCTGTCTTCAACTTCATCGGGAGCGTCAGTTACGGCTGGTACCTCTGGCACTGGCCGCTTCTGATCCTCTGGCCGTACCTGGTGTCGTGGGAGGTCACCTACGCGGACCGGTTCCGGGTCGCCGTGGCCTCGTTCCTCGTGGCCGTCGCCATGCACTACGCCGTCGAACGCAGGTTCAGGAACAACGTGAAGTTGGTGGCCCGTCCCTGGAAGGGCATCCTCGTCGGCGGAACGGCCACCGCCTGCGCGGCCGGAGCCATGGTCCTGGCCACGATGGTCCCGCTGAACCTCGCGACGGCCGCCTCCGGCACGGTCGCCGTCGGATACACCGACGAGGCTTCGGTCGAGGCGGCCGCGCTCCGTACGAAGCTGTCCGCGACGGTGCAGGGGGCCCTGCCCGAGACAGCGGAGAACCACGCCACGCGCGGATGCATCGACGACACCGAGGTCGCCAAGTTCACGATGCGGGACTTCTGCGTCATCGGTGACCCGGAGGGGAAGAAGACGATCGTCCTCATGGGCGACTCCCACGCCTGGCAGTGGAACGACGCCTTCCACGACCTCGGGAAGAAGCTCGGGGCCAGAGTGGTGACCATGGCCAAGGGTGGCTGCTCTCCGCAGGAGTACCGCATCATCAATGACGAGCTGCACCGCGAGTACACCGAATGCGACAGCTGGCGGGACTCGGTGTTCAAGGAACTGGGCGACCTCAAGCCCGATGTCATCGTCGTCGCCGACCGGACGCGCCGCGAGGCGACGAGGGCGGGCGCCGAGGCCACCTTCAAGGTCCTCAAGTCGACCGGCGCCGAACTCGTCTACCTGACGGACACGCCCCAGCCGGGCCAGAACGTGCCCGACTGTCTCGCCACCCACGTCGACGACATCTCCTCCTGCAACAGGAAGCAGTACGAGGCGCTCGAGTACACCGACTTCCGGACCATGGAGCGGGAGGTGGCGGAGAAGTACGGCGCCTCGATCATCGACACCGTGCCCGCCTTCTGCACGAAGGACGTCTGCCCGAGCGTCATCGGCGACCAGGTCGTCTACTTCGACTCGAGCCACATCACGTCGAGCTACTCGAAGACCCTGGAGCCCTTCCTCGAGCCGACTCTGGAAGAGGCCCTGGCCGGCTGA
- a CDS encoding NDP-sugar synthase yields MQEAIILVGGKGTRLRPLTNHTPKPLLGVAGSSFIRHQIAKLMDAGVEHVVFATSYLASLFEEEFKDFSQDLRISYAVEEVPLGTGGAIRNAARLLHGTSPDAPVLVLNGDILSGVDLRTLLGRHAERSADVTLHLTRVPDPRAFGLVPTDGSGRVLAFLEKPKTPEECVTDQINAGCYVFRRSVLDAIPADREVSVEQETFPQLVAAGRRVYGHTTEEYWRDLGTPLAFVHGSADLVTGHATSPLVGRPSQALIHPTAVVDPTARVTGGSTIGPRAVIGPHVVVDRSIIGSGVNVAENTRIHESVVDHDSTIGSASVLREVVVGCHAHIGADNELPAQLRLSCGIRIPAQGVRVSGTAAACPTVH; encoded by the coding sequence ATGCAGGAAGCCATCATTCTGGTAGGCGGCAAGGGAACCCGCCTGCGCCCCCTGACCAACCACACCCCGAAGCCCTTGCTGGGCGTCGCCGGCTCCTCCTTCATCCGGCACCAGATCGCCAAGCTGATGGACGCGGGCGTCGAGCACGTGGTCTTCGCGACCTCGTACCTCGCCAGCCTCTTCGAGGAGGAGTTCAAGGACTTCTCCCAGGACCTGAGAATCTCGTACGCAGTCGAGGAGGTGCCGCTCGGCACGGGCGGGGCGATCCGCAACGCGGCCCGTCTCCTGCACGGCACCTCGCCGGACGCGCCGGTCCTCGTGCTCAACGGCGACATCCTCTCCGGCGTCGACCTGCGCACCCTGCTGGGGCGCCACGCGGAGCGGTCGGCGGACGTGACCCTGCACCTCACCCGCGTCCCCGACCCCCGCGCCTTCGGCCTGGTACCCACCGACGGGTCCGGCCGGGTGCTCGCCTTCCTCGAGAAGCCGAAGACGCCCGAGGAATGCGTCACCGACCAGATCAACGCCGGTTGCTACGTCTTCCGCCGCTCGGTCCTCGACGCGATACCGGCCGACCGCGAGGTCTCGGTCGAGCAGGAGACCTTCCCGCAGCTCGTCGCCGCGGGACGCCGGGTGTACGGCCACACGACCGAGGAGTACTGGCGTGACCTCGGCACCCCGCTCGCCTTCGTCCACGGCTCCGCCGACCTGGTCACCGGCCACGCGACCTCGCCCCTGGTGGGGCGGCCGTCCCAGGCCCTGATCCACCCCACCGCCGTCGTCGACCCGACCGCCCGCGTCACGGGCGGCTCGACCATCGGCCCGCGCGCCGTGATCGGCCCGCACGTGGTCGTCGACCGCTCCATCATCGGCTCCGGTGTGAACGTGGCCGAGAACACCCGGATCCACGAGTCGGTGGTGGACCACGACTCCACGATCGGCAGCGCCTCCGTCCTGCGCGAAGTGGTCGTGGGCTGCCACGCACACATCGGCGCGGACAACGAACTGCCCGCCCAGCTACGGCTGTCGTGCGGCATCCGCATTCCCGCCCAAGGTGTGCGCGTCAGCGGTACGGCTGCCGCCTGCCCGACGGTCCACTGA